The Penaeus vannamei isolate JL-2024 chromosome 16, ASM4276789v1, whole genome shotgun sequence genome includes a window with the following:
- the LOC138864364 gene encoding acidic proline-rich protein HP43A-like has protein sequence MKARRTPNQQDPKPRGPQGRRIPRPGGPQARRTPSQEDPQRRRTPNQQDPKPRGPQGRRIPRPGGPQGRRIPNARGSPTQEDPRAGGSLGQEDPKPGEHQSRGIPEPGGPQTSRIPKPGGPPS, from the exons ATGAAAGCCAGGAGGACCCCAAACCAGCAGGACCCCAAACCAAGAGGACCCCAGGGCAGGAGGATCCCTAGGCCAGGAGGACCCCAA GCCAGGAGGACCCCAAGCCAAGAGGATCCCCAACGCAGGAGGACCCCAAACCAGCAGGACCCCAAGCCAAGAGGACCCCAGGGCAGGAGGATCCCTAGGCCAGGAGGACCCCAGGGCAGGAGGATCCCTAATGCAAGAGGATCCCCAACGCAGGAAGACCCCAGGGCAGGAGGATCCCTAGGCCAGGAGGACCCCAAACCAGGAGAACACCAGAGCAGGGGTATCCCCGAACCAGGAGGACCCCAAACCTCGAGGATCCCCAAGCCAGGAGGACCCCCGAGCTAG
- the LOC138864365 gene encoding putative mitogen-activated protein kinase 14C, with translation MRTLRAVEGVQRLVGLCPRRFVLVTQYAGPDLDVYLQQTEVLPQQRVSIALQVAKISRAIHSHGLVHNDLKGNNLCVRPTPGGLEVTAIDFGMTFKTGSQLTFTDDPTKHYAPEMCGGGLGESTSATDVYSVGFLLAPLFPDAEGALAQWLARSQSAKPADRLGLDALEEALQEEGRRLQ, from the coding sequence ATGCGGACTCTGAGGGCCGTGGAGGGCGTCCAGCGGCTCGTGGGCCTGTGCCCCAGGCGGTTCGTGCTGGTCACCCAGTACGCCGGCCCCGACCTGGATGTGTACCTGCAGCAGACCGAGGTGCTCCCTCAGCAGAGAGTCTCCATCGCCCTTCAGGTGGCCAAGATTTCCCGGGCGATCCACTCGCACGGCCTCGTGCACAACGACCTCAAGGGCAACAACCTCTGCGTGCGCCCGACCCCCGGCGGCCTCGAGGTCACCGCGATCGACTTCGGGATGACCTTCAAGACCGGCTCCCAACTCACCTTCACCGACGACCCGACCAAGCACTACGCCCCCGAGATGTGCGGCGGAGGGCTGGGCGAGTCCACCAGCGCGACCGACGTCTACAGCGTCGGCTTCCTCCTGGCCCCGCTGTTCCCCGACGCGGAGGGGGCGCTGGCGCAGTGGCTCGCCAGGAGTCAGAGCGCGAAGCCCGCCGACCGCCTTGGGCTGGACGCGCTGGAGGAGGCCCTGCAGGAGGAGGGGCGCCGCCTTCAGTAG